The following proteins are co-located in the Vigna angularis cultivar LongXiaoDou No.4 chromosome 2, ASM1680809v1, whole genome shotgun sequence genome:
- the LOC108327921 gene encoding uncharacterized protein LOC108327921 — translation MKAGSGKGRKVCLIVTGVVIALVLVIVILALTVFKAKHPTTVVDSTKLEDFHMSLDIARLRVDLNVTLSTDVSVKNPNKVGFKYSDSTAHLNYRGQLIGEVPIPAGEISSGETKGFNLTLTIMADRLLSNSQLFSDVTSVHFPTEREVKMMGDRNISDPKPVDGALSLAVVRLASGEPPSQSIAHFCDKTTTILYWVHWLHNRLNVNSSEKEKWLQGMGVILCTDNVNDLYIGRITLQDIGFPYCVDMD, via the exons ATGAAGGCAGGATCTGGTAAAGGGAGAAAAGTGTGCCTGATAGTGACAGGTGTTGTTATTGCACTTGTACTGGTAATTGTGATACTAGCTTTGACTGTTTTCAAAGCCAAGCATCCTACTACCGTTGTGGACTCAACGAAGCTAGAGGATTTTCACATGAGTTTGGATATAGCAAGGCTAAGGGTAGATTTGAATGTGACTCTGAGCAcggatgtctcggtgaagaaccCAAACAAGGTTGGATTCAAGTACTCAGATAGCACCGCTCACCTCAATTACAGAGGACAGCTGATAGGTGAAGTCCCTATCCCTGCTGGAGAAATTTCGTCTGGTGAGACCAAAGGATTCAACCTCACCCTCACCATTATGGCCGACCGTTTGCTCTCCAATTCCCAACTTTTCTCTGATGTCACATCTG TGCATTTTCCAACTGAAAGAGAGGTTAAGATGATGGGAGATAGAAATATTTCTGATCCCAAACCAGTAGATGGGGCATTATCTTTGGCTGTAGTAAGGTTGGCATCCGGTGAACCTCCATCACAAAGCATTGCCCATTTCTGTGACAAGACAACCACAATCTTATATTGGGTTCATTGGCTGCACAACAGATTGAATGTGAACTCatcagagaaagaaaaatggttgcAAGGGATGGGTGTAATTCTCTGCACTGATAATGTAAATGATTTGTACATAGGGAGAATCACACTTCAAGATATTGGCTTTCCTTATTGTGTAGATATGGACTGA
- the LOC108328917 gene encoding probable serine/threonine-protein kinase PBL8, whose protein sequence is MGNCGTREESAVVSNAQVQQLHHAASLGASTRSQNAGSEKKHGHGHGHRHNLSECASDLSEACSTPRGNNSNNTHVISFTLYELETITKSFRGDYILGEGGFGTVYKGYIDENVRVGLKSLPVAVKVLNKEGLQGHREWLTEVNFLGQLRHPNLVKLIGYCCEDDHRLLVYEFMFRGSLENHLFRKATVPLSWATRMMIAFGAAKGLAFLHNAERPVIYRDFKTSNILLDSDYTAKLSDFGLAKAGPQGDETHVSTRVMGTYGYAAPEYVMTGHLTARSDVYSFGVVLLELLTGRKSVDKTRPGKEQSLVDWARPKLNDKRKLLQIIDPRLENQYSVRAAQKACSLAYYCLSQNPKARPLMSDVVETLEPLQSSSVGAGEVSLSGSNSVTAGPFAMNKISDYRMRQRFSNNVGPGSACRSPNPNCSPGAPAALRVR, encoded by the exons ATGGGAAACTGCGGAACCAGAGAGGAATCTGCCGTAGTTTCCAACGCGCAAG TTCAGCAGCTTCACCATGCGGCGTCCTTGGGCGCCAGTACGAGGAGTCAGAATGCCGGTAGCGAGAAGAAGCACGGTCACGGTCACGGTCACAGACACAATCTGAGTGAGTGCGCTTCGGATCTGAGCGAAGCTTGTTCGACACCGCGAGGTAACAATAGCAACAACACGCACGTGATATCGTTCACGCTCTACGAGTTGGAGACCATAACGAAGAGCTTCCGCGGAGACTACATCCTCGGTGAGGGAGGGTTCGGCACCGTTTACAAAGGCTACATTGATGAGAACGTCAGAGTGGGACTCAAATCGCTTCCTGTGGCGGTTAAGGTTCTGAACAAGGAAGGATTACAAGGACATCGAGAGTGGCTT aCGGAGGTGAATTTTCTAGGGCAGCTAAGGCATCCTAATCTGGTGAAGTTGATTGGGTACTGTTGTGAAGATGATCATAGGCTGCTTGTGTACGAGTTCATGTTCCGAGGGAGTTTGGAAAATCATTTATTCCGAA AGGCAACTGTCCCTTTATCATGGGCTACAAGAATGATGATTGCTTTTGGAGCTGCAAAAGGACTTGCATTTCTCCACAATGCTGAAAGGCCGGTTATCTACCGTGACTTCAAAACGTCTAATATATTGTTGGACTCG GATTATACAGCAAAGCTTTCTGATTTTGGACTAGCTAAAGCAGGACCACAAGGTGACGAAACCCATGTATCCACTCGAGTCATGGGTACATATGGTTATGCTGCCCCTGAATATGTAATGACTG GCCACCTGACGGCTAGGAGTGATGTCTATAGTTTTGGTGTTGTTCTTTTGGAGCTCTTAACGGGGAGGAAATCAGTGGACAAGACCAGACCTGGCAAGGAACAGAGCTTGGTAGATTGGGCAAGGCCAAAGCTAAATGACAAGAGAAAGCTACTACAGATAATTGATCCTAGATTGGAGAATCAATACTCAGTGAGGGCTGCACAAAAAGCGTGTAGCTTGGCTTATTACTGTTTAAGTCAAAATCCCAAAGCGAGGCCCCTAATGAGCGATGTAGTCGAGACATTAGAACCCTTACAAAGTTCCAGTGTTGGTGCAGGTGAAGTCTCATTATCTGGATCGAATAGTGTGACTGCTGGGCCTTTTGCCATGAACAAAATCTCTGACTACCGTATGCGTCAAAGGTTCTCAAACAATGTTGGTCCTGGTTCTGCGTGTCGATCTCCAAACCCAAATTGTTCACCAGGTGCCCCAGCAGCACTACGAGTGAGATGA